The following nucleotide sequence is from Salvia miltiorrhiza cultivar Shanhuang (shh) chromosome 7, IMPLAD_Smil_shh, whole genome shotgun sequence.
AATGAAATTTAGTTACGCAGTTGCGCTCAAGGGTAGCATTTGATTAGTCCACAAGTAATTAGCCAAAAATATAATAAAGGGTAGCAAAAATAGTTAAGtctggaagaagaagaagaagaaggtgtgTCGTCGAAAATTCGTCCATTTGTCCTAATTTGCTAGAAATCTTGGTAGTGGATATTTCTAGCGTCAATATCCCGATTCCGGCGGCTTCTTCACAATATTTTTGTCAAAAGATTTCATAATTTGATAAATAATCggaaaaaataatcaatttttacgTCATCTTTAATTTTACAATTACTAGTTAGGTTTAtagtataataatttttaacaTTTATTTTGCAACTTTCAGGTAATAATCAATCATTCAGGTTAATTATCTCATAAATAGGTTACACTTTTTATCTTCATTTTTAGTAATAAATGTTAATTAgtactatttatatttattttatttttatatagtagatattatctattttataaagtaAGACAGAAATGAAACATAAAAAACTATGGGAATACAGGATACGAACCGCAACTGAAACATATTACtagaaaattcaaaattaaaatttccgATGAAACAGTGATTCAAAATAGTCAAATTACACACTTTAAATAATGTTTAGTACTGTCCCCAAAGGGACATCAAGCGATGCGACCTTCTgtatgtgaacagtgaggtctcgggttcaaactCCACTGCTCCCCCTTCCCAACTCCCTcaagtcaaaaaaaataataaaaataataataatgtttagtactaatttaaaaaaaaaaaaaaaaaaaaaactgtttaGTAGTAGTACTTTATTACCACCCAATCTTTTTTCCATTTGGATTTTGGACTCCTTCAATCCTCAGCGGCTGTGAGACTCCGAATTCATCGATTGTCGTATTCCCATTCTCAAATGCCATTTGTTCCATGGTTTGCATCGAAAATCTATGCTTGTGGAAAACGCCTTCTCGTCCTCTTCCATATATGCTCCAATATACAATTAATTGCTAACATAATTAagataataaaatgaaaagcgATTAAATATATTTACGAAACACAGGAAACAACACACACTTCCAATGGAGGTCCGAAACGAAGACGAGGAAGTAGTGAGGAAGCTGCAAACAGCATGCTCCGATCTGAAAGACATCATCAAACACTCCCTCAACATAGACGCTACCTACAAGAAGATACACAACAAGTTCCAAAGCATGCAAGACAGCCTAAACACGTCGTCAAAGAGAGTCGCTCCTCTGCAGTCTCTATCCATAGCGAACAAGGCTCTCGACACAAGAATCAACCGCGCCATCTCCCCGGCCCTGGCCCTCCTCGACAGCTTTAGCGCCGCCGAGTCGCTGCAGCGCCGCCTCCTGGAGATGGAGAAGAATCCGAGGAAGCTGATGGAGTACGTGGAGTGCGTGGACCAGCTGAAGGCGGCCATCAGCTCGATCGGGCAGGAGAGCGAGCCGGCCATCCAGAAGCTTCAGGAGGTGGTGGAGTTCCTCAGCAGGACCAAGGCCGCCGATCTCTACACCACGGCGCGCTTGAGCGAGACGCTCGTCACGCTCAAGGCGCTGTGCGAGGCCGAGGTGGATTCCATGAGGTTTGATGGGCTGCTCGATGAAGCCTTGTTGAATTTGCAGGATGAGTACGAGGCTTTGCTGCTCAACCTGACCGACGCCGACACCGACGCTCATGCCTTGGAGATTCAGCTTCTCGCCAACATCTCTCACACCTTGGGTGCAAATGATTGCTTGGATATATGCATTGATATGTTTGTGAAGGTGCGGTACAGAAGAGCAGCAAAAGCACTAATGCGACTGAACCCAGAGTACCTGAAAACATACAGGCCAGAAGAAATCGAGTCAATGGAATGGGAGAGTCTAGAAAGCGCGATATCTCTATGGATACAGCACTTGGAGGTGGCGGTGAAGCAAGTCCTGGTGTGGGAGAAGCGCCTCTGCGAGCAAGTCCTGGGGAGCATCATGGACGGCATCATCTGGCCGGAGTGCTTCATCAAGATCGCCGACAAGATCATGGCCGTCTTCTTCCGCTTCGGCGAGGGCGTCGCCAGGAGCGACAAGGCCCCGCAGAAGCTCTTCAAGCTCCTCGACATGTTCGACTCCCTCGAAACCCTCAAGCCGGATTTCAACCAGGTGTTCCACGGCGACGCCGGGGCAGACATCTGCGCCCGCTTCAGGGAGCTCGAGAAGCTCCTCGTCCACGCCTCCACCAGAGTGTTCTGGGAGCTGGGGTTGCAGATCGAG
It contains:
- the LOC130995324 gene encoding exocyst complex component EXO70I-like, which produces MEVRNEDEEVVRKLQTACSDLKDIIKHSLNIDATYKKIHNKFQSMQDSLNTSSKRVAPLQSLSIANKALDTRINRAISPALALLDSFSAAESLQRRLLEMEKNPRKLMEYVECVDQLKAAISSIGQESEPAIQKLQEVVEFLSRTKAADLYTTARLSETLVTLKALCEAEVDSMRFDGLLDEALLNLQDEYEALLLNLTDADTDAHALEIQLLANISHTLGANDCLDICIDMFVKVRYRRAAKALMRLNPEYLKTYRPEEIESMEWESLESAISLWIQHLEVAVKQVLVWEKRLCEQVLGSIMDGIIWPECFIKIADKIMAVFFRFGEGVARSDKAPQKLFKLLDMFDSLETLKPDFNQVFHGDAGADICARFRELEKLLVHASTRVFWELGLQIEGNQDGQPPPQDGSVPKLVRYAVNYLKNLAVQSYSAPMAQVLRTQQMWIGDAVENDGDLLRDAVAKVMEAMQRNIEWKKSRYRDKVVAQIFAMNTYWYIYMRSRNTELGKLVGEAYMKKRYRNAAEESAYLYQKQAWGSLVRLLEGKEAKMEEFMSGFDEMCEKHRSSYNIVYDADLREQIKDATLRLVMPAYTEFYEANSSVLLGCRPPESIESSLRQIFEGADHTHRKRRSISHFDAHD